A genome region from Erigeron canadensis isolate Cc75 chromosome 3, C_canadensis_v1, whole genome shotgun sequence includes the following:
- the LOC122593883 gene encoding pentatricopeptide repeat-containing protein At1g56690, mitochondrial-like: MRFVLKHCRKYCSNAAAANSQIARYARLGQIGNARKIFDSIQDKNNIVSWNSIVACYFQNNQPNEARQLFDKMPERSTVSWNVLVSGYVKNNMLKEARNVFDRMPERNIVSWTSMIRGYIQEGLVSEAESLFWEMPERNVVSWTVMLGGFIQDGELDKARRLFDAMPVKDVVAWTSMVGGYCQDGRLGEARELFDEMPQKNVVSWTTMINGYVQNGRVDVARKLFEVMPEKNEVSWTAMLTGYTQCGRMEEAMELFNAMPYKSVVCCNAMILGLGINGDVIKAREIFDQTRDKDVGTWSAMIKTYEKKGFELEALRLFSLMQTQGVKPNFPCLISVLSVSSSLASIDHGRQIHAQLVKGLFDTDVYVGSVLITMYVKCGDLVKAKTVFDRSPTKDIVMWNSIISGYAQHGLGEEALEVFHNLCSLGIKADNVTFIGVLSACSYTGKIDEGLEIFESMKSKYLVDPKIEHYACIVDLLGRGCRLKEAMDLITTMPMEADAIIWGSLMGACRTHANLDMAQVAAKKLEQLEPKNSGPYTLLSNIYASKGKWSEVEYLRKTMRSDNVKKARGCSWIVIEKEVHIFGGGECNSHPEQSLIIGMLDHIGGLLKEAGYSPDESVVLHDVDEEEKLHSLGFHSEKLALAYGLLKVPDGMRIVIMNNLRVCGDCHSVFKLISQVMRREISLRDAHRFHHFKDGSCSCRDYW, from the coding sequence ATGCGATTTGTTTTGAAACACTGCCGAAAATACTGTTCAAATGCAGCAGCAGCAAATTCTCAGATTGCACGCTATGCGCGCCTTGGCCAAATCGGAAATGCTCGTAAAATATTCGATTCTATACAAGATAAAAACAACATTGTTTCATGGAACTCGATAGTAGCATGCTACTTTCAAAACAACCAGCCTAATGAGGCACGCCaactgtttgataaaatgcctGAAAGAAGCACTGTTTCTTGGAACGTTTTGGTTTCTGGGTATGTCAAGAATAACATGCTTAAGGAAGCCCGAAATGTTTTCGACCGAATGCCTGAGAGAAATATTGTTTCTTGGACTTCAATGATTCGAGGTTATATACAAGAAGGTTTAGTTTCTGAGGCCGAATCGCTTTTCTGGGAGATGCCTGAAAGGAATGTGGTTTCGTGGACAGTCATGTTGGGTGGGTTTATTCAAGACGGTGAACTTGATAAGGCTCGACGTCTTTTTGATGCAATGCCGGTGAAAGATGTAGTTGCTTGGACTAGTATGGTTGGCGGGTATTGCCAGGATGGTCGATTGGGTGAAGCGCGTGAGCTTTTTGATGAAATGCCGCAAAAAAATGTGGTTTCTTGGACGACTATGATTAATGGGTATGTCCAGAATGGTCGTGTTGATGTTGCTAGGAAACTCTTTGAGGTGATGCCTGAAAAAAATGAGGTGTCGTGGACAGCAATGCTTACGGGTTATACGCAATGTGGAAGGATGGAAGAGGCTATGGAGCTTTTTAATGCCATGCCTTACAAGTCTGTGGTTTGTTGTAATGCCATGATACTCGGGCTGGGCATAAATGGGGATGTAATTAAAGCAAGGGAGATATTTGATCAGACTAGGGATAAGGATGTTGGAACGTGGAGTGCAATGATCAAGACTTATGAAAAAAAAGGGTTTGAATTAGAAGCCTTGAGATTATTTTCGTTGATGCAAACACAAGGTGTCAAACCTAATTTTCCTTGTTTGATTAGTGTCCTTTCAGTTTCTTCTAGCCTTGCGAGTATTGATCATGGTAGACAAATTCATGCTCAGCTAGTCAAGGGTTTGTTTGATACCGATGTGTATGTTGGTTCAGTATTGATCACAATGTATGTAAAATGTGGTGATTTGGTAAAGGCTAAGACCGTATTTGATAGATCTCCGACCAAGGATATTGTTATGTGGAATTCTATCATATCAGGTTATGCACAACATGGTTTAGGAGAAGAAGCTTTGGAAGTTTTTCACAATTTGTGTAGTTTAGGGATTAAAGCTGATAATGTTACATTCATAGGAGTTCTTTCGGCTTGTAGTTACACAGGGAAGATTGACGAAGGGCTTGAAATATTTGAGTCAATGAAATCAAAGTAtttggttgacccaaaaattgaACACTATGCTTGCATTGTGGATCTGCTTGGTCGAGGATGTCGGTTAAAGGAGGCAATGGATTTAATAACCACGATGCCGATGGAGGCAGATGCTATCATATGGGGTTCTCTAATGGGTGCTTGCAGAACCCATGCAAACCTTGACATGGCTCAAGTGGCAGCTAAGAAACTCGAACAACTGGAGCCCAAAAACTCGGGACCATATACCTTGCTATCAAACATATACGCTTCAAAAGGTAAATGGTCTGAGGTTGAATACCTCAGGAAAACAATGAGATCAGATAATGTCAAGAAAGCACGTGGTTGTAGCTGGATAGTAATTGAGAAGGAAGTGCATATTTTTGGAGGTGGGGAATGTAATTCCCACCCTGAACAGTCTTTAATTATTGGGATGTTGGATCACATAGGGGGGTTACTTAAAGAAGCTGGATACTCTCCAGATGAAAGTGTTGTACTGCATGACGTAGATGAAGAGGAGAAATTGCATAGTTTGGGTTTTCATAGTGAGAAACTGGCGTTGGCCTATGGACTTTTAAAGGTACCAGATGGGATGCGAATTGTGATAATGAATAATCTTAGGGTCTGTGGAGATTGCCATTCTGTgtttaagttaatatctcaagtAATGCGTAGGGAGATCAGTTTGAGAGATGCACATAGGTTCCATCATTTCAAGGATGGATCATGTTCTTGTAGGGATTATTGGTGA